One Sinorhizobium sp. BG8 DNA window includes the following coding sequences:
- a CDS encoding alpha-hydroxy acid oxidase: MTLVNVNDYRERARRRLPKIFFDYIDGGSFEEETMRANRADFGGFKLRQNVLVEPKERDLATSFLGERHPLPFMLGPVGFLGLYAGRGEQQAAQAAHAAGIPFCLSTFSIASLADVRQTTDGPLHFQLYVLEDRSMCEELLDAAEAAGVDTIFVTVDTAITAIRERDVRNGFRSLTRVTPKLFLSLARKPRWLLDIAHRGTPSVRAVEHRPDFGRGALEQAANLSRRIDKTLSWKDIEWLRGRWRGKLVIKGVLAPEDAKKAKAVGADAVVISNHGGRQLDGALSTIRALPAIRAAVGPDFCLMIDSGIRRGTDIIKAIGLGADGVMLGRAYTYGLAAAGRRGVEEVIAILTQEIGIGLALMGVSSIEELKALGSQAVYEA, translated from the coding sequence ATGACCCTGGTCAACGTCAACGACTATCGCGAGCGCGCGCGGCGGCGCCTGCCGAAGATCTTCTTCGATTACATCGACGGGGGGAGCTTCGAGGAGGAGACGATGCGCGCCAACCGGGCGGATTTCGGCGGGTTCAAGCTCCGGCAGAACGTACTGGTCGAGCCGAAGGAACGTGATCTGGCAACGAGCTTTCTGGGCGAGCGCCATCCTCTGCCGTTCATGCTGGGACCGGTCGGATTCCTAGGGCTCTATGCGGGCAGGGGAGAACAGCAGGCGGCACAGGCCGCCCACGCTGCCGGCATCCCATTCTGCCTCTCGACCTTTTCCATCGCTTCCCTCGCCGACGTCCGCCAGACGACGGACGGCCCCCTGCATTTCCAGCTCTACGTGCTCGAAGATCGATCGATGTGCGAGGAACTGCTGGACGCCGCGGAGGCCGCCGGGGTTGATACGATCTTCGTGACGGTGGACACGGCCATCACCGCAATTCGCGAGCGTGACGTCCGGAACGGATTTCGCTCCCTGACGCGCGTCACGCCGAAGCTGTTTTTAAGCCTTGCACGCAAGCCGAGATGGCTTCTCGACATCGCGCATCGCGGAACGCCTTCTGTGCGTGCCGTCGAGCACCGACCGGACTTCGGTCGTGGCGCGCTGGAACAGGCTGCAAACCTCTCCCGGCGCATCGACAAGACGCTGTCCTGGAAGGACATCGAATGGCTGCGCGGCAGGTGGCGGGGCAAGCTGGTGATCAAGGGTGTCCTCGCGCCCGAGGATGCGAAAAAGGCAAAAGCGGTCGGAGCGGACGCCGTCGTCATCTCGAACCATGGCGGCCGGCAGCTGGACGGCGCGCTCAGTACGATCCGCGCCCTTCCAGCGATCCGCGCCGCCGTCGGTCCGGATTTCTGCCTGATGATCGACAGCGGGATCCGTCGTGGGACGGATATCATCAAGGCGATCGGACTTGGTGCCGATGGCGTAATGCTCGGTCGCGCGTACACCTATGGCCTCGCGGCTGCGGGCCGCAGAGGGGTCGAAGAGGTGATCGCCATCCTGACCCAGGAAATCGGCATCGGTCTGGCGCTCATGGGGGTGTCGTCGATTGAAGAATTGAAGGCGCTTGGCAGCCAGGCCGTATACGAGGCCTAG
- the hutC gene encoding histidine utilization repressor: protein MDTLSDSASPLYEKVKDFVLGNIGSGKWARNARLPSEHELVSTLGVSRMTVHRALRELTSEGHLRRIQGVGTFVAPPKPQSTLIEISNIINEIRARGSKHRAQVVVLERIEHPEPELLLAFEFPTSKPVDHSVVIHFENDLPVQLEERYVNPDLVSDYISQDFTSSATYDYLQHSTPLTEVEHLISAVPAGDENARLLHIRPTDSCLVLHRKTWTGPVVATVNTLTYVGSRYSLGSRYLHASK from the coding sequence ATGGACACACTCTCGGACTCCGCATCTCCTCTCTACGAGAAGGTCAAGGACTTCGTCCTCGGCAATATCGGCAGCGGCAAGTGGGCGCGCAATGCCCGTCTGCCCTCGGAGCACGAACTCGTTTCGACGCTGGGTGTCTCGCGCATGACCGTGCATCGCGCGCTGAGGGAGCTGACCTCGGAGGGGCACCTGCGCCGCATCCAGGGCGTCGGTACCTTCGTGGCTCCACCGAAACCGCAGTCCACGCTCATCGAAATCAGCAACATCATCAATGAGATCAGAGCGCGCGGCAGCAAGCATCGTGCGCAGGTGGTCGTTCTGGAGAGGATCGAGCACCCGGAACCAGAGCTCCTGCTCGCCTTCGAATTTCCGACATCGAAGCCGGTCGACCACTCGGTGGTGATACATTTCGAAAACGATCTCCCGGTTCAACTGGAGGAGCGATACGTCAATCCGGACCTCGTCTCCGACTATATCAGCCAGGATTTCACCTCTTCGGCGACGTACGACTATCTGCAGCATTCGACACCGTTGACGGAAGTCGAGCATCTCATCAGTGCGGTCCCGGCCGGAGATGAGAACGCGCGTCTCCTCCATATCCGACCGACCGACAGCTGCCTCGTCCTTCACCGCAAGACATGGACAGGTCCTGTGGTCGCCACCGTCAACACTCTGACATACGTTGGCAGCCGCTACTCGCTGGGCAGCCGATATCTCCACGCCAGCAAGTGA
- a CDS encoding alcohol dehydrogenase catalytic domain-containing protein, translating to MKAVRLYDAGDLRVEEIDAPSSPPAGFVNLRIRAAGICGSDLHNYRTGQWITRSPSVAGHEFCGTVMAVGEDVENLKVGDVVAADSRMWCGKCPACRSGRSNICESLGFVGEVCDGGFAEEVQLPERLLFPHDAALPAKVAAMAEPLAVALHAVRRLAATPGEPVLVVGCGTIGGLSALLLSRLHDGPILLADLNAARAKMVADLVDGVCVEPTKAAIEAVLQEKRLRYALDATGNVRAISSALDLLSGGGALALVGISHGKLDLDPNILVEREISLVGCHAFSDELPHAVSMLPGLSSALAQLSETLSSLDDVPDAYGRLLKGESSRLKTIVEVSD from the coding sequence ATGAAAGCCGTCCGGCTCTATGATGCTGGAGATCTGCGGGTGGAGGAGATCGATGCCCCGTCGTCTCCGCCGGCAGGTTTCGTGAACCTGAGGATCAGGGCCGCAGGCATCTGCGGCTCGGATCTGCACAACTATCGTACCGGTCAATGGATCACGCGCAGCCCCTCGGTTGCGGGGCACGAGTTCTGCGGCACGGTTATGGCAGTGGGTGAGGACGTCGAGAACCTCAAGGTCGGTGACGTCGTGGCTGCAGATTCCCGGATGTGGTGCGGGAAATGCCCGGCCTGCAGAAGCGGACGCAGCAACATCTGCGAATCCCTTGGATTCGTGGGCGAGGTCTGCGACGGCGGGTTCGCCGAGGAAGTGCAGCTTCCTGAGCGATTGCTCTTCCCGCACGACGCGGCTTTGCCGGCAAAGGTTGCGGCAATGGCCGAGCCGCTTGCGGTAGCGCTCCATGCCGTACGCCGCCTCGCAGCTACACCCGGCGAGCCTGTGCTCGTCGTCGGATGTGGAACGATCGGCGGGCTCAGTGCGCTGCTGCTGTCGCGCCTCCATGACGGCCCGATCCTGCTCGCGGACCTCAATGCCGCGCGCGCGAAAATGGTGGCGGACCTGGTCGACGGCGTCTGCGTCGAACCGACGAAGGCTGCGATCGAGGCGGTGTTGCAGGAAAAGCGCTTGCGCTACGCACTCGACGCGACGGGCAATGTTCGCGCGATTTCGTCGGCACTCGATCTCTTGTCGGGTGGTGGTGCGCTGGCACTCGTCGGTATCAGCCATGGCAAGCTTGATCTGGATCCCAACATCCTGGTCGAGCGGGAGATCTCGCTGGTCGGCTGCCATGCCTTCAGCGATGAACTGCCCCATGCAGTTTCGATGCTGCCAGGACTCTCTTCGGCGCTGGCGCAGCTCTCCGAGACGCTGTCATCTCTCGACGATGTGCCGGACGCCTATGGCCGCCTGCTGAAGGGCGAGAGTTCCCGATTGAAGACGATCGTCGAGGTGTCGGATTGA
- the hisD gene encoding histidinol dehydrogenase encodes MTNVSFYEYSKLDADQKAALLRRSETDISSFIEKVAPILEAVRTEGDAALARFGRELDKAAVTEANLKVTDAEFDAAFKMVDAEVIESITFGIENIRHFHEEQKPEAMWLKEIRPGAFAGDRFTPIQSVALYVPRGKGSFPSVTMMTAVPAVVAGVPNLAIVTPPAPDGTVDAATLVAARLAGVETVYKVGGAQAVAAVAYGTETVKPALKIVGPGSPWVVAAKRSLAGVIDTGLPAGPSEVMILADDSVHGGLAALDLLIEAEHGPDSSAYLVTHSRRVVDEALAALPEHWARMTEQRVAFSKTVLTGKTGGIVLTSSIEESYDFVNAYAPEHLEILSEAPFTHLGRITEASEILLGTHTPVSIANFSLGPNAVLPTSRWARTFGPLSVTDFVKRSSIGYVTEPAYPEFARHSHKLAIYEGFSSHANAVSPIRDAYLKKGA; translated from the coding sequence ATGACCAACGTGTCTTTCTATGAGTATTCGAAACTGGACGCGGACCAGAAGGCGGCGCTGCTGCGACGCTCCGAGACGGACATCTCGAGCTTCATCGAGAAAGTCGCCCCCATCCTGGAAGCCGTCCGCACGGAGGGAGATGCTGCGCTCGCCCGCTTCGGCCGCGAGCTCGACAAGGCTGCTGTCACGGAAGCGAACCTGAAGGTAACGGATGCCGAGTTCGACGCGGCCTTCAAGATGGTCGACGCCGAGGTCATCGAGTCCATCACATTCGGTATCGAGAACATCCGTCATTTCCACGAAGAGCAGAAGCCGGAGGCCATGTGGCTGAAGGAGATCCGGCCGGGCGCCTTCGCGGGTGATCGCTTCACGCCGATCCAGTCCGTTGCGCTCTACGTTCCGCGCGGGAAGGGGTCGTTCCCGTCGGTGACCATGATGACGGCCGTACCAGCCGTCGTTGCCGGCGTACCGAACCTTGCGATCGTCACTCCGCCGGCCCCGGACGGTACGGTCGATGCGGCGACACTCGTGGCCGCGCGCCTCGCAGGCGTCGAGACTGTATACAAGGTCGGCGGCGCGCAGGCGGTAGCAGCCGTTGCCTACGGCACCGAAACCGTGAAACCTGCACTGAAGATTGTCGGTCCGGGCAGCCCCTGGGTCGTTGCGGCCAAGCGTTCGCTTGCCGGCGTCATCGATACGGGTCTTCCTGCCGGCCCCTCCGAGGTGATGATCCTCGCAGATGACAGCGTTCACGGCGGACTGGCTGCCCTCGACCTGCTGATCGAGGCGGAGCACGGACCGGATTCCTCTGCCTACCTCGTCACCCACAGCCGTCGCGTGGTCGACGAGGCGCTGGCGGCTCTTCCCGAGCATTGGGCCCGGATGACCGAACAGCGCGTCGCCTTCTCGAAGACCGTGCTGACCGGCAAGACCGGCGGGATCGTGCTGACCTCCTCGATCGAGGAGAGCTATGACTTCGTCAATGCCTATGCTCCGGAGCATCTGGAAATCTTGTCCGAGGCACCCTTCACGCATCTCGGCCGCATCACCGAGGCCTCTGAAATCCTGCTGGGCACCCACACGCCGGTCAGCATCGCCAACTTCTCGCTCGGCCCGAACGCGGTCCTGCCGACCAGCCGCTGGGCGCGCACCTTCGGACCGCTGTCCGTAACCGATTTCGTCAAGCGCAGTTCGATCGGATACGTGACCGAGCCGGCCTATCCGGAGTTTGCACGGCACTCTCACAAGCTTGCGATCTATGAAGGTTTCTCCTCGCACGCGAACGCGGTTTCCCCCATTCGCGACGCCTACCTGAAGAAGGGTGCCTGA
- a CDS encoding ABC transporter permease has protein sequence MTGSKSKSAVIWFFVVTTLVMLSAPTIVVLGASFTAGNIITFPPEGFSLKWYAVITQAGDLRQAFFRSLFVSAICTLVSIPVGTLAGIALAKYTVRLERTIQVYLLLPFTIPLIGSGIGMMLVFGNMGVLGQLWPVGIACCVINLPFMIWAITAAASNLSPDLELAAANCGAPPLQRFLYITLPAVLPGIITGSLLMFILALNEFLVSLLLVDARSVTLPVQIYNSIRSIITPDLAAISVVFIACAGVAITLLDRLVGLDIFLKSK, from the coding sequence ATGACCGGAAGCAAGAGCAAGTCGGCCGTCATCTGGTTCTTTGTCGTAACTACGCTCGTGATGCTGTCCGCTCCGACGATCGTCGTGCTCGGCGCATCGTTCACCGCCGGAAACATCATCACCTTCCCGCCGGAAGGCTTCTCACTCAAGTGGTACGCGGTTATCACGCAGGCAGGAGACCTTCGGCAGGCTTTCTTCCGGTCGCTCTTCGTATCGGCGATCTGTACCCTGGTATCGATCCCTGTCGGCACGCTCGCAGGCATTGCGCTTGCCAAGTACACCGTCCGACTGGAACGCACCATCCAGGTCTACCTGCTTCTTCCATTCACCATTCCCCTGATCGGCTCGGGGATCGGAATGATGCTGGTGTTCGGCAACATGGGTGTGCTCGGTCAGCTCTGGCCGGTCGGCATCGCCTGCTGCGTCATCAACCTTCCGTTCATGATCTGGGCGATCACCGCCGCAGCCAGCAATCTGAGCCCCGACCTCGAGCTCGCGGCCGCCAATTGCGGAGCACCGCCGCTCCAGAGGTTTCTATACATAACGCTTCCGGCGGTGCTGCCGGGGATCATCACCGGCTCGCTGCTCATGTTCATCCTGGCGCTCAACGAGTTCCTCGTCAGCCTGCTCCTGGTTGATGCCCGTAGCGTCACTCTGCCGGTCCAGATCTACAACTCCATTCGATCGATCATCACCCCGGACCTCGCCGCAATCTCGGTGGTGTTCATTGCCTGTGCGGGCGTCGCGATCACGCTGCTCGACCGCCTCGTCGGCCTCGACATCTTCCTGAAATCGAAATGA
- a CDS encoding ABC transporter permease produces MRPSRAAYPLTWRVMDALERLAALVWPSNFQAALPYVMLLPAILLVGILVLGLVQIGDASLRVLDTSTFLMSETYTLANYKRVLTESFFATVAGRSLMGAVIVTVVTLIFAFPYAYLMVRTQSSALRKFLLVALFLPFFIGQVVRAYGWLIILGNQGMVNEALGLVGVPPMRLLYNYPAVLFGLVQYMLPFAVLMLAPALTAIPAELESAASSLGAGWVRTFRHVVLPLARPGLVGAGLVVVTLSLTDFAIPAILGGGTQDFIANAIYDQFFRTSDQGLGATLSLMLVAVGSIVVGLVFMMFGAGTLAMGRDRK; encoded by the coding sequence ATGCGCCCATCCCGTGCAGCATATCCCTTGACGTGGCGCGTCATGGATGCGCTGGAGCGCCTCGCAGCGCTCGTCTGGCCGTCGAACTTTCAGGCGGCATTGCCCTACGTCATGCTGCTTCCTGCCATATTGCTCGTCGGCATTCTCGTGCTGGGTCTTGTCCAGATCGGCGATGCGAGCCTGCGTGTCCTCGACACCAGCACCTTCTTGATGTCGGAAACCTACACGCTGGCCAACTACAAGCGGGTGCTGACCGAATCCTTCTTCGCCACGGTCGCAGGGCGCAGTCTCATGGGCGCCGTCATCGTGACTGTGGTGACGCTGATCTTCGCCTTTCCCTATGCCTACCTGATGGTTCGCACGCAGTCTTCGGCCCTGAGGAAGTTCCTCCTGGTGGCGCTCTTCCTGCCGTTCTTCATCGGACAGGTGGTTCGTGCCTATGGCTGGCTGATCATTCTCGGCAACCAGGGCATGGTGAACGAGGCGCTCGGGCTGGTCGGTGTTCCGCCCATGCGGCTGCTCTACAACTATCCTGCAGTTCTCTTCGGTCTGGTGCAGTACATGCTGCCTTTCGCGGTGCTGATGCTCGCGCCGGCGCTGACCGCCATCCCGGCGGAGCTTGAATCGGCGGCGAGTTCGCTCGGTGCCGGCTGGGTGCGCACCTTCCGCCATGTCGTGCTGCCGCTTGCCCGTCCGGGCCTGGTGGGCGCCGGACTGGTGGTTGTCACCCTGTCGCTGACGGACTTCGCCATTCCCGCCATCCTCGGTGGCGGAACACAGGATTTCATCGCCAACGCCATCTATGACCAGTTCTTCCGCACCTCCGACCAGGGGCTCGGGGCAACGCTCTCGCTGATGCTGGTTGCCGTGGGCTCGATCGTGGTGGGTCTCGTGTTCATGATGTTCGGCGCGGGCACGCTTGCCATGGGAAGGGATCGCAAATGA
- a CDS encoding PotD/PotF family extracellular solute-binding protein, whose protein sequence is MSYDKLLSAQIRRRTLLGSMAAAGASAGLSTLGVSKAFAQEPEKPSEIIVRAWGGSWVDSLKAGVSDSFTKMTGIAVRHDLTEDNEIQPKVWAAVAQKRTPPIHVNWDTTTNATKSALRGVTEDLSDLPNLKNTTDLAKPIGLDGYPIVNTYGYVYVLAYRPEAFPNGAPKSWKDLLDPKLKGRIALYNDGIGFHFPAQVAGGGKLEDIPGNMQPAWDFISKIKEQQPLLGEDPDFTTWFQKGEIDAACTISTNAREAKKNGIDLKWVVPEEGAKFDTDGLWIPKGLPENELYWAKQYINHALTKEAQQIWLDGLGLPGVVPGLTPPADLVNDPSYPTKEEDFQHLIRISAKVQVENESQWFAKFKEIMQG, encoded by the coding sequence ATGTCATACGATAAGTTATTGTCCGCACAGATCCGCCGCCGCACCCTTCTGGGGTCGATGGCTGCAGCAGGCGCATCCGCGGGCCTGTCGACGCTCGGCGTCAGCAAGGCATTCGCGCAGGAGCCGGAAAAGCCTTCCGAAATTATCGTCCGCGCCTGGGGCGGCAGCTGGGTCGATAGCCTGAAGGCGGGCGTCTCCGACAGCTTCACCAAGATGACGGGCATTGCGGTTCGCCACGACCTTACCGAAGACAACGAAATTCAGCCGAAGGTATGGGCTGCTGTCGCGCAGAAGCGCACGCCGCCGATCCACGTCAACTGGGATACGACGACCAATGCCACGAAGTCGGCGCTGCGCGGCGTTACGGAAGATCTCTCCGACCTGCCGAACCTGAAGAACACGACCGACCTTGCCAAGCCGATCGGCCTGGATGGCTACCCGATCGTCAACACATACGGCTATGTCTATGTGCTGGCCTATCGTCCGGAGGCCTTCCCGAATGGCGCTCCGAAGTCCTGGAAGGATCTGCTCGACCCGAAGCTGAAGGGCCGTATCGCTCTCTACAACGATGGGATCGGCTTCCATTTCCCTGCGCAGGTCGCCGGCGGCGGCAAGCTCGAGGATATCCCCGGCAACATGCAGCCGGCCTGGGATTTCATTTCCAAGATCAAGGAGCAGCAGCCGCTTCTCGGTGAAGATCCGGACTTCACGACCTGGTTCCAGAAGGGCGAAATCGACGCGGCCTGCACGATTTCCACCAACGCCCGCGAAGCCAAGAAGAACGGCATCGATCTCAAGTGGGTGGTTCCGGAGGAAGGCGCCAAGTTCGATACGGACGGGCTCTGGATTCCCAAGGGACTGCCGGAAAACGAGCTCTACTGGGCCAAGCAGTACATCAACCATGCCCTGACCAAGGAAGCCCAGCAGATCTGGCTCGATGGCCTGGGCCTGCCGGGCGTCGTTCCGGGACTGACGCCGCCGGCCGATCTCGTCAACGACCCGTCCTATCCGACCAAGGAAGAGGACTTCCAGCACCTCATCCGCATCTCGGCGAAGGTACAGGTCGAGAACGAGAGCCAGTGGTTCGCCAAGTTCAAGGAAATCATGCAGGGCTGA
- a CDS encoding ABC transporter ATP-binding protein: MGFVSTDARLNGELNPIAVSVKDVGMVFGDFHAVKSASFDLPKGKFLTILGPSGSGKTTLLRMIAGFDAPTSGEIFINGQPVSAVPPHKRQIGMVFQKLALFPHMTAAENVAFPLKMRRHDARTISDKVERYLELVRLGGYGSRRIHELSGGQQQRVAIARALVFEPDLLLLDEPLAALDRKLREEMQLEFRRIQKELGVTTINVTHDQREALVVSDEIIVMNGGEIQQKAQPVRAYRAPANAFVANFIGVTNFIDGVVAEAAGQNITFNANGNSLAGVVAGLDETLAAGAACSGAIRAEQIRIAPSRERLQSLETTVDGKVLDAIFEGERIVYEVVVPALDGALLRVFDHDPVTHLQFEPGDEVSLGWDAKDLHVFKK; this comes from the coding sequence ATGGGATTTGTTTCCACCGATGCTCGCCTGAACGGCGAACTCAACCCCATAGCGGTGTCCGTCAAGGATGTCGGTATGGTCTTCGGTGATTTCCATGCGGTGAAGAGTGCCTCCTTCGATCTGCCGAAAGGAAAGTTTCTCACCATTCTCGGTCCGTCCGGCTCCGGCAAGACCACTCTCTTGCGCATGATTGCGGGCTTTGATGCTCCGACGAGCGGCGAGATCTTCATCAATGGCCAGCCGGTCAGCGCTGTGCCGCCGCACAAGCGCCAGATCGGCATGGTCTTCCAGAAGCTTGCGCTCTTCCCGCATATGACGGCTGCCGAAAATGTGGCCTTTCCCCTCAAGATGCGCCGCCACGATGCGCGCACGATTTCCGACAAGGTGGAGCGCTACCTCGAGCTCGTGCGTCTTGGCGGTTACGGTTCGCGTCGGATCCATGAGCTCTCGGGTGGACAACAGCAGCGCGTCGCGATTGCCCGTGCGCTCGTCTTCGAACCCGACCTGCTCCTCCTCGACGAGCCTCTTGCGGCACTCGACCGCAAGCTTCGCGAGGAAATGCAGCTGGAATTCCGCCGCATCCAGAAGGAACTGGGCGTCACCACCATCAACGTCACCCACGACCAGCGGGAAGCGCTCGTCGTTTCGGACGAGATCATCGTCATGAACGGTGGCGAAATCCAGCAGAAGGCGCAGCCGGTGCGGGCCTACAGGGCGCCGGCAAACGCCTTCGTGGCCAATTTCATCGGCGTCACAAATTTCATTGACGGCGTCGTTGCCGAGGCGGCCGGACAAAACATCACTTTCAATGCGAACGGAAACAGTCTGGCGGGTGTCGTTGCGGGCCTCGACGAGACACTTGCGGCGGGAGCTGCCTGTTCGGGCGCAATACGGGCTGAGCAGATCCGCATTGCCCCGTCCCGGGAGCGGCTTCAGTCACTCGAGACGACTGTGGACGGCAAGGTGCTCGACGCCATCTTCGAAGGTGAGCGAATCGTCTACGAGGTGGTCGTCCCCGCACTCGACGGTGCTCTGCTGCGGGTCTTCGATCATGATCCCGTAACCCACTTGCAGTTCGAACCGGGCGACGAAGTCAGCCTGGGATGGGATGCCAAGGATTTGCATGTCTTTAAAAAGTGA
- a CDS encoding glucose 1-dehydrogenase encodes MTRQPLFDLTGRRALVTGASRGIGRSIALALAKAGADVAVTSRQITSLEETKSAIEGAGRRCVTKAQDVRDVASCTGVVEEVAAELGGLDILVNNAGFESVKPSVDVDEALWDAIVSTNLKGAFFCSQAAGRIMAAGGSGGAIVNLCSLTSFVGIPTAVPYGASKSGLLGVTRALATEWASHGIRVNAIAPGYFRTAMTEVFYEDADWQVRMLSKIPQGRFGDEGDIGGVAVFLCSDAASYVTGHCIPVDGGYLASI; translated from the coding sequence ATGACCCGCCAGCCATTGTTCGATCTCACCGGACGCCGTGCATTGGTCACCGGTGCCAGCCGGGGCATAGGCCGGTCCATCGCGCTTGCCTTGGCAAAGGCAGGAGCGGATGTCGCGGTGACCTCGCGTCAGATAACAAGCCTCGAGGAGACGAAGTCCGCCATCGAGGGGGCAGGGCGCCGATGTGTCACAAAGGCCCAGGACGTCCGCGACGTGGCATCCTGCACCGGGGTCGTGGAGGAGGTGGCTGCGGAACTCGGCGGTCTCGATATTCTCGTCAATAATGCGGGCTTCGAAAGCGTCAAGCCGTCGGTCGATGTGGATGAGGCTCTCTGGGATGCGATCGTTTCGACCAACCTCAAGGGTGCGTTCTTCTGTTCTCAGGCGGCCGGTCGTATCATGGCTGCCGGTGGCTCAGGAGGGGCGATCGTCAACCTGTGCTCCCTGACGTCGTTCGTCGGTATCCCGACGGCAGTCCCCTACGGGGCGTCGAAATCAGGGCTGCTGGGCGTGACGAGGGCGCTTGCAACCGAGTGGGCGTCGCACGGCATCCGGGTCAATGCGATTGCGCCCGGCTATTTCCGCACTGCAATGACTGAGGTGTTCTACGAGGACGCCGACTGGCAGGTTCGCATGCTCTCGAAGATCCCGCAGGGCCGGTTCGGTGACGAAGGGGATATCGGCGGTGTTGCCGTGTTTCTCTGCAGCGACGCCGCATCCTACGTTACCGGACACTGCATACCTGTCGATGGCGGGTATCTGGCCTCTATCTGA
- a CDS encoding histidinol-phosphate transaminase, whose amino-acid sequence MADPTRAIRDEVRLIAPYNAGLTLDEVRQRYKVDVIAKLGSNENPLGPSGAIRGLLDGIHDLARLYPDPEGRELCAALARDFGVGDGQIILGNGSEDLIAVLCRSVVRPGDTVTTLYPSFPLHEDYTTLMGGKVERVEVKPDLTIDLDTLVSCVRAEPRMVMFSNPMNPVGSWLAPHEFAKVIEALDDETLLVVDEAYAEYAKGEDYPSAVEMLRDTGKNWVVLRTFSKAYGLAGLRIGYGIVSDQSLCGFFNRTRTPFNTNVIAQLSALAALADTDHLRQSIDFALRERIRVAAALTELGYRMAPSKGNFLFFDATENASRLSEEFLKRGVIVKPWKQAGFDTFVRVSIGSAEENNHFLQALRDIKSSR is encoded by the coding sequence ATGGCAGATCCCACCCGAGCAATCCGCGACGAAGTGCGGTTGATCGCGCCTTACAACGCCGGCCTGACGCTTGACGAAGTTCGCCAGCGCTACAAGGTGGACGTCATAGCGAAGCTCGGATCAAACGAGAATCCGCTCGGACCAAGCGGGGCCATTCGCGGTCTTCTCGATGGAATTCATGACCTCGCGCGGCTCTATCCGGACCCTGAGGGCCGCGAACTCTGCGCCGCGCTTGCCCGCGATTTCGGCGTCGGCGACGGGCAGATCATTCTCGGCAATGGCTCGGAAGATTTGATTGCCGTTCTGTGCCGCTCCGTCGTGCGCCCCGGCGACACGGTGACGACCCTCTACCCCTCCTTCCCGCTCCACGAAGACTATACGACCCTCATGGGCGGCAAAGTCGAACGTGTCGAAGTGAAGCCCGATCTCACCATCGATCTCGACACGCTCGTTTCCTGCGTCCGCGCCGAGCCGCGCATGGTCATGTTCTCCAATCCGATGAACCCGGTCGGCAGCTGGCTTGCGCCGCACGAATTCGCGAAGGTGATCGAGGCTCTCGATGACGAGACGCTCCTCGTCGTCGACGAGGCCTATGCCGAATATGCGAAGGGTGAGGACTACCCCTCGGCCGTCGAGATGCTGCGCGACACGGGAAAGAACTGGGTGGTGCTGAGGACGTTCTCGAAGGCCTACGGGCTTGCCGGACTGCGCATCGGCTATGGCATCGTCAGCGACCAGAGCCTTTGCGGCTTCTTCAACCGGACACGCACGCCCTTCAACACCAACGTGATCGCCCAACTCTCCGCACTGGCCGCACTTGCCGATACGGACCATCTGCGCCAGTCCATCGATTTCGCGCTTCGCGAAAGAATCCGCGTCGCTGCCGCACTCACCGAGCTCGGCTACCGCATGGCTCCTTCCAAAGGAAATTTCCTGTTCTTTGATGCAACGGAGAACGCGTCCCGCCTGAGCGAGGAGTTCCTGAAGCGCGGCGTTATCGTCAAGCCTTGGAAGCAGGCGGGTTTCGACACGTTCGTCCGCGTCAGCATCGGCAGCGCGGAAGAGAACAATCACTTCCTGCAAGCGCTGCGCGACATCAAGTCCAGCCGATAA